The following coding sequences are from one Schizosaccharomyces osmophilus chromosome 1, complete sequence window:
- the rrp1402 gene encoding ribosome biogenesis protein Rrp14, with amino-acid sequence MSTGSSREELQKKLHEKLDKFRSQRKLPKDTDRKTLVQIRKEKAEQRAQAKKGAKAAARVTEQRKGTKPDAASEDKELGSLEHAVNPTTGTPDITYGTLLLGQDKFTNGELKKSSKRKGPTDVYGAMKHLEAKRARVEQYDEEKKKKIEESDTWHRVLLQAEGKKLQDNEKLLKKTMKRKEKEKKTSSMAWLERNKAVHQTMAQRQKKREENLQKRRDSKKSNKKSAKKSDKKPDKKSDKRFDKKNKKPKPSKGK; translated from the coding sequence atGAGTACCGGATCATCAAGGGAAGAATTGCAGAAGAAGCTTCACGAGAAACTTGATAAGTTTAGATCTCAAAGGAAGCTTCCGAAAGACACTGACCGAAAAACACTGGTTCAAATacgtaaagaaaaagctgaaCAAAGAGCGCAAGCGAAAAAGGGGGCAAAGGCAGCTGCTAGAGTAActgaacaaagaaaaggcaCTAAACCAGATGCAGCCTCTGAAGACAAAGAACTAGGAAGCTTGGAACACGCGGTCAACCCGACCACAGGAACGCCGGACATCACTTATGGAACACTTCTTCTTGGACAAGACAAGTTTACCAATGGCGAACTAAAGAAGTCTAGCAAACGAAAGGGCCCAACAGATGTTTACGGGGCCATGAAGCATTTGGAAGCGAAAAGGGCACGGGTCGAACAGTACgatgaagagaaaaagaaaaaaattgaagaaagtGATACCTGGCATCGGGTTTTGCTTCAAGCAGAGGGCAAGAAATTACAGGACAAcgaaaaacttttgaagaaaaccaTGAAGCGgaaggaaaaggagaagaaaacCTCATCGATGGCCTGGCTAGAACGAAACAAGGCGGTACATCAGACAATGGCCCAACGACAGAAGAAACGCGAAGAGAATCTTCAGAAACGCCGAGATAGTAAAAAGTCCAATAAGAAGTCTGCTAAGAAGTCGGATAAAAAGCCAGACAAAAAGTCGGAT